The Palaemon carinicauda isolate YSFRI2023 unplaced genomic scaffold, ASM3689809v2 scaffold203, whole genome shotgun sequence DNA segment CTTTGGTTTCCAGAATCATCCATGGCTGGCTTGTCTTGTGTGTGGGACATTCCCTTCAGGAGGTGATCTGGAGGTGGTATTCATGTGTGCCTGTCCCCCTTGGGATTGAGAAACAAGCCGAAAGAGTGGGCAGCTGGGTCTCATATTGAGAAGCCAAAATTTACTATTGCAATGTGGCTGTCACCACCTTTATCAACTTGAAATTGTGTTTTAGGGATGCTTGTAATAGACTGTCACAAGTCTATGAGCCAGAAGTTTGATTTCCATTCAAACTTAATAGTTTATAGTAACGTCCGTTGGTTTAGGGATAATTGTAGTAGGCTATCACAAGTCTTGAGTCAGAAGTTTGATTTCCATTCAAACTTAATAGTTTATAGTAACGTCCGTCACCATCCAATTCTTGTTACATTTGGAAGGCACCCAAACTGCCCAATCCATATCTCACGAGGGTGGGGTTACTGCCATTGCTAGAAATTATTGAGCCTGAGTAGGCCTTTTACTAGCCTGAGTAGGCCTTTTACTCCTAACCCCCCCTCAAATGTGCTACCACTACTTGAAAAAATGGTCTCTAAGGGGTGACAGCCCCATTACAAGAGAGAATTTTGATTCCTCTTTATGAGATCCCAATCTTTTTCACAGAACTCAATCAATGAAAAAATCTTCAATTTTCCACAATACCTAGACCTGCTTTTTGGTCCTTTCCAATGGCAAACATCATGTTCCCAATATCCCTCAAAGTGGCAGGTGTGCCTAAAATGGACAGTAGAGTTCTACTTGTAATTGAACTTCCTGGGTTGAGAAAATCTTCAATTATTTGGATATCAACTGTCCACTATAGTTCTTCATTTTACAGACTAGACTCCACAAATTGGTTGCTTGTTGGTAGTACAGTAGATAGGGCGAGGTCTTTTTACCTGCTTTGGGGGTTGGATGAGTGGTTAGAAGAGTCTGTAACACCAGATACAAAGACAAACAGAATTCCCATTCTTTAACAGCCAAGGAAATGGTATGCTCTTCCTCAGTCGCACATTGCTGGAGATCTAAAAGGCTATGACAGATTCTCTTTACTCTCAGCTTAGAACTTCATAGCATTGGTATGCTCTTCCTCAGTCGTACATTGCCGAAGAACTTAGGCTATGGCTGATTCACTTTACTCTCAACTTAACTGCATAGCATTGATATGCTCTTCTTCAGTCGCACATTGCCCGAGATCTAAGGCTATGGCTGATTCTCTTTATTCTCAGCTTAGAGCTGCATAGCATTGGTATGCTCTTCCTCAGTCGCACATTGCCGGAGATCTAAAAGGCTATGGCTGATTCTCTTTACTCTCAGCTTAGAACTGCATAGCATTGGTATGCTCTTCAAATTAGCAGGTGGTTTCGAAATGAAAGGGTCAGTAATTGTGACCAGATATCCTGGGAGGAGGTTTGCCTCAATGACTTCGTACTATATTGTTAAAGTTCTCCAACCTATACAGTCTGTGCTTTGCAGACTGGTTGCTTGTTGCTGAGAGATCTCATAATGTGAGTACCTGTTCCATTTTCCTTTATAATCCTCTATGGTGGCTTGTCTGCTGGGGGAGGAAATTGCCTACAGGCGGTGATCCAGGAATGGTGGGCATTTGTGCCTCTCATCCTTGAGAAGAACAAACTAGGGAAGCTCTGAGCATCGTGCAGTGCTTGGTGATTGATTATATTATGCAAATTCTCTGTTTAACCTTTCATTTTGACATGTTGAACTTTTAGCATCTTGTTCAACATCATGTGGGTGGTAGTCCATTCCCATTCCATGCAATGAGTCACTCATTACAGTCAGGCCCTCCTATGGATTATGTGCTTGACGCACACAAGGCTTTTCTTCTCAGCCCTTGCCTCTAGTGACATTCACTTCCTCCTGTATCTTCAACTTCGTCGAATCATCTCCACATCCACTGAACGAAACCAAGTACAGGATTTCATCTTCCTTGTGACTGAGGCTTAAATACTCTTTGCCTCAGTTTCATGGTACAAGTACTACCAACTCTTGTGTGGATTATGAAGCAAATTTCTCCTAGAAGTATGGGACGAGTTCATATTTTGGGAGCATGTGTACCAGCTGTGTAAAAACGGTCCTTCACAGCTACTGTAGATATGTATTCCCCAATTGGAGAAGCTTGTTCACTTTTAGAAAGCAGAATTGCTTTACGAGCAAGCAAAATTTAATGAATGGTTTACATTTTCAAATCCTTTGTAGATAAAAACATGTAAAATAGTCAGAGCTATATTTTGAAAagctatttgaaatatttttttatgaatgtaaGAATTATCTTCAATATTaactaaaatttaatttcatagtatTTATTATTCTAAAATGACTGTTACCAATATAATGTAAAAACTAATTATGTACTCACTTTTGTTTTTCCCAGAAGTTATCAAAGATACCTCATTAAACATGTCATGCATTGCGTACATATTCGTTGTATAAGTTTCCTTCATCTGGCATTCTGTAAATTATAAATCGGAAATTATCATCTGATGTTGCATTTTCACTAATGAAAGCTTCAACTCTATAGGTGTGAATTTTATTCTTGACAATATTGTATGTACATGAGTTATAAAATTTCTACACAATATATACAgtcataaaaatattgatataatcatCATTGGTTTCTAAAAAATACACATTTGTACCAAGATGCAATATGAAAAGAACCTGAAAACACAGTAAGTACAAGAAGGCAATGAGGCAATACTAACTGCAAAaagaattgtaaataaaaaaggGTGTATAAATTGCACTTTTAAATAATTTCTTGTCTACTTAAGAGGAAATAACTAACAAAATTACTTTAATTGATTATGAATAACATTGACAAAATTACTTTTTTGACTCCTTATTAATTATGAGGacaagattaacccttttacccccaatggacgcactggtacgtttcacaaaacgcatccctttaccctcatggtacgtccttgcaaaaaactgctatttaaattttttttttgcattttttttataactttgagaaacttcaggcataggcattttccaaaagaatgagaccaacctgacctctctatgacaaaaattaaggctattagagcaatttaaaaaatatatatatagcaaaatgtgcttgaaaaaataaaacgccttgggggttaagggttggaaagttccaaatagcctgggggtaaaagggttaaaaagaataGATCCCAAATTATAAAGTACTGTTTTCACAAAAGTTTGGATAAAAAACTTACCGAAATGATATGCAATATAAACGACAAAGAAGGAAAACATCTGTGAGAATCACGCTTAAGGAAAAATACATACGTATGAGAGAAGCTAAAGTTACCCTATGTGTAGCAGATATTAAATATAATACTGTTGTAATACTGGGTGAACAGGTGTTCTTGCTCTTTCAGGAGATATCTTATCATGATGGCATCTGAATTTCTAATTGCAAATACCACAGACCATTGTATTATCATCCttttaaaattacaaaaattactttttttttttccatcaaaattTACTTTTTCAATAATGCATGGATTCAGATTTCATAAAATAGATAAGACTTACAAAGtctgttcatataaaaaaaagattgactgACCTATTTAGAACTTCCTTTTAAGTGTTAGAAAATTTGCTTAAAAGTAAGAAATTATTGTCAATACTTTATCACAAGTAAAGAGTAGCCTCTCATTTTGAGTGAGAATTATATGGAACAGTATCAGCAAATGTGGACCACTGCACTAAGGCATTTATAATATACATAGAAATTCAAAACATAACtgtcgtaaaaaaaaaatgtcaaatagtTTTAATCACCGTATACAATAAGTTACTTTGAAGGAGAAATTTAAGGCATCAGCGGTCCAGTATCAGTCAGACACAGTTCAAAATCCTCCTCGATCAATTCATAGGTCAAAGGTGATCCCCTTGGAAGATATGCAATTAAAGGAGCAAAACAACAGTTCAACCAAATGCTGTTGGTTTTACAGAGAAAACACATACAATAATACTGTATGTGTTTTAAGACTGTTTACCTTTGTTAATACATCACAATGAAAAACAAGATATAACCGACTTCTTTTTTGCCAAAGAAATTATTAATCACACTACTACATTAAAGCAATGTAATTAAATGTCTACTGTAATAGGAACAAAATTCAATCTTTAATAAttctataatgataatttaaaatttttatcttttccCAAAATTTTGATATGTATACCGGTATATAAACTAAATTTCCCATCAATATATGACTGGAAAAAGTAGTCATACCGGTATATAAACTAAATTTCCCATCAATATATGACTGGAAAAAGTAGCCAAACTTCCTATGTAAGTTTGAAGTACATAAATCTTTAAATGCTACGGAACATTGCTTTAATGAAGTAGTTATCGAGCATCTTTTATGGCGACAGTTCTTCCAGAGAAAAGGTTTTCGGAAATATTTCTGAAATGGAAATTACTCTGCCAAATTGTATATATGGAGAAAACTCTTGTATTTTTCTAAGCTCTCCATATAACTTCGTCTGACAAAGAAATACAAAAAGTGGCACAATGTATAGCTATCTACCCCTCAAAGTTATTTAAAACCCctccatacacattcatatataaaactatatgaaaatattatgtaaaaacatgaaaaaatgaaCCTTATGGCTTGCATACATAACTAGTTTTTAAGCCAATCATTGTTTTTCATTTCATATGAACAAATTTTGTACTATCTTTCCAATACAATTATGAATATACACAAAACATTTAGTAACATAAGAGGCTATATCAAGAAATTTCATTAAAGCCTTTTCTTACATCCGAGATTCTTTGTGAACAGAAGCGAGGTAAATCAATTTTCGTAAATTTCAAAATAGCCAAGGTAGGAAAATTTGTATTAATCCCATTCTAATTTCCTTctcaaaggaaaaaggaaaaaaacattcaATACTATTTTAAAAAGAGAGGGAAAGGTAATCTTACCAGAAAATATCATTTAGCATCATTTTACTACCAATACAATTTAATAACCAAAGTCACTCCTTTTCTGCAACGTTTGTATCTGGAGTTCTCTGTTGTGATCAACTTACTGGATGCGAATGTTCAATCCCTTTTAATATCAGAGAAATTATAATACCTAAACAgtattaacccttctacccccaatggatgtactggtacgtttcacaaaactcatcccttaacccccatgaacggtacgtccttgtaaaaaacggctatttgcattttttttgcatatttttgataactttatgagaaacttcaggcatttcccaaaataatgagaccattttccaaaataatgagaccaacctgacatctctatgacaaaaattaaggctgtcagcggaatctaaaaaataaaaaaaatattgcaaaacgtgcttgaaaaagaaaaacgcctgggggttaagggttggaaagttccaaacagcattgggggtaaaagggttaatgattctGTATTTACATGGTGCCCCAAAGCTATTCTCACTAGTGTCCATGACATTTAAATCGCATTATAAACCTAAAGAATGCATTGTAGATGATATTGGTTGATATCCCCTAAAGTAAAGATAAAGGCTTCTAATGAAAATCCCTGATGCCTAATTTACAAATCAACATTCTTTGAAAATATAAGCAATTGTGCAGGTCACTGTCTTCATTAATACAGTACTTGACATCAAGCATCAAGTAGAAGCAGCAATCTTTGGGCCAGTATAAAACACAACTAAAAAAAGCAAGGATAAGGAAGATTACCAAGAAACGTCAGACGAATTGGTAAGAAGGAATGTCAAATGGAATATAAATGCATGCTAACTCCCTATTGCCTATACTGTCACATAAGTACTTCCTTAAAATTCATGATAAAGCTTCGACACTGAGCTCGAGGTGAACCTCCCAAAGGCaccaagaaaaataacaataaaaatatctttgaCATTTCACCAGACTGTGGGGTAGGCACTGGCTCAATTCCCTACTGCAAGTAAAGATTTATAGagaatcatatatgcatatatatatgtatacgtatagaaCTATTTATCTCATTTACATATGTTCACAAACCTATTGCTGTTTATAAATGATACACTGAACTGGTCACTGAGTATACTTTTGGTTCACTGGTTTTGtttacttaattcttttgtatatatcttATAAACACTTCTGTACACTGTCTACACTGAATACCTCTCTACATGAGATCAGTTTAAATGGGCTCCAAATACAGAGCTCCCGAATGGCGTAAGTTTAGTATTCTTCAGTTTGCCTAACAACTTAAGTCATTATCAATGTTTTTATCAATTGCTAGACAACTGTATCTAATACTTATACCAAAGTGTCTAGGACATAAACACCTTCATCACTACTGCTGTGAAGAGAACTTAAACCTGTATCTGAATTAGAGTCTGTGGAGTCCGTATCCTTCCCACTTCTCTCAGAGTTTTTTGGTGAATTTAACGTGGAAGTTGACTTATTCGTAGTAGTATTATCAGGCACTTTATTATTGAGACCACTGGTAGAGCTACTAGTAGAAGCTTCTGAAGACGTACTAGATCGCGAACTCACACACAGACTACTATTGTTTGCGGAGTCCCCATCATCATCTTCGTCTATTACCGGAGGAGGACAGGCTGGAAGAGGCGGAGGATCATCATCTTCCTCATCCTCTTCCCATATAACATTTTTGGTACTGCTATTTTTTAGAATAGAAACTAAATTAGTGTTACCATTGGTAGGTTTTGCGATAGGTACAGAAGGTACTCTCTCTACTGTCACTGCTGGTGGGGGTGGCGGTGGTGGAGCACTCGAGTTCATGGCAGGCGGTGGTACTGTATTTTTACTTACCTCGCCCTCTTCATCGGGTAAACGGAAAGCCGTGGGTGGGAGGTGGATGATGTAATTAAGGTGCTGTTGTAACGCTCGGGTTTCCATATCCGATTCGGAGTCTTCGCGAAGAAGGGCTTCCAGTTCTTTACGCTGCTGCCAGAGAACAGTTTCCATTTCTCTGAGTGTGATTTCGTTCTGACGGGCATTAGTGACCAATTGTGCATGTGCGAGGGCAACACAAGCCAACTCTTGCTGCAAAATTTCAGCTTCATCTTTTTGCTGCTCATCAGCAGCTTCAACGGCATTCAACATACCAGCCAACGCCTCTTCCTCGTGCAGCAGACGTGTATTCATCTGCTCAATTTTACCAAGAAGTCTGACAATCTCTTCTAGTTCATCTGTACCGGATGCAATAgcattttcttcctcttgattcaAAGCACTTTCCTCTGTTACGACACCCGAGTCATTGCTCTTCTCCTCACTCCCAGGCTCATCTTTCATTTCACCCTGATCATCCTTTAGGTATGAATGAAGCAGGTAGTCGGTACCTAGGTTCTGTACTCGCAGCAAGTGCATTTGCTGTTCGTACTGCTCAATTTGATGTTCTCGCTCCTGGAGTCTACGTAGCTGAGTCTGGATGGTCTCTCCCTGTGCCACTACCAGACGCATCAGTCTCTCCATAGTCTCACTGAAATAGAAGggaatattaataaaatcataataactaAGGAGTAATGGGCACTTCTAATTGAAGGTTGTTTTACTAAGGTAAACTGAAAGCTAAGGGAATCATATGAATGAAAAGCACTCCTGAAACTTAAACTACTATACTCTATTCCTAAATGAATATAGTATTTCcttaataaaaatgtttaaaaattactGACTTTTTTCACTATTCGATAATTCCTTATGACAGGATTATTTTGAAGTTAAGACCACCAAATTATTTACATGTGGAGCGGTCCAATAGGAAGGAATGACAAATTTAGCTTCTGACATTACTACAGTAATATTGATTGTGTGAAAGCATACTCAATACATTACCTATGATGGTTTCCttaaaaatacaatagaataattTCTAccaatatatttatacaaaatatataaagaaaatatttttcaatgaatctatctataatattttatagagcaacaaagaaaaataatgaaaaaataactaatttcagcAACTCAAAAATTCATATTGCAATATACAGGTATTAGATTATTGGTAATAAACATgacaaattaatatacatatacactgtacattGCAATTACAAGAACAACGATGACAGAAAAATTATGGGCAAATTAATTTAGAAACTAAGaatttcatttgtaaaaaaaatagttgtttGGATATTAATATGGCAGATACTAGAGACAATATTGCCATAGGATATAAATTACAGCtgcaacaaagaaaataaaatattagaattacacacatacacacacacacacactatatataatatatatatatatatatatatatatatatatatatatatatatattatatgtagtaaatattaaaaaaaacaggtGAAAGgaagagcaaagaaaataaaaatattaaaattacatacacacacacacacacacacacacacacatatatatatatatatacatatatatatatatatatatacgtagaaaataaaaaaaattaaatgagtgAAAGGAAAAGATTTTCAGACCACCCCGGAAGCAACCGGGCcagtaggggggaggggggggggggcactcacgAAATTCATCTCATCGTGACCACGAAGTAGttaaaataaacatctaaaataatgaaataatggctTCACACACGGGCTTCATACGACACCGATCTTACATGCGAGATGTAACTTGAATTTGTACGCGAATAATGCTAATTTGTTTGGACTTTATGTGAAGTCATATGATTCATTGTGTTTAGAATTTTGATGTTTAGATGGGAAAAATTTTGAAATGCTTCTTAGTAAGCTACCAAGAATTTAACGAAAAGTTatccactcattattattattctttattctaaGTTATTTAATAGCGATTTTTTTAATTATTCGTAATTAGACAATAGCTTAATAAAATAAACACATTACCTTTGATAACACTTAATGAAATAAACACATCTTAATCCAGACTCGAGCATTCTGGCTATcaataaatttgtttttttatcaAGATGTATCTGtatttacatacattcatacatcacctgtttttattttattaggatGTATCTGTATTAAATGCATTCATAAGATGTATCTGTATTTACACGCATTCATACATACATcacctgtttttattttattaagatgTATCTGTatttacacacattcatacatacatcacctgtttttattttattcggATGTATCTGTATTTACATAGTCATACATACATCACCTGTTTTTATTTCATTAGGATGTATCTGTATTAAATGAATTCATATATACATcacctgtttttattttattagatgTATCTGTATTAAATGAATTCATACATACATCTATGAtttattaagataaaaataataatcacgaTTACCTTTAAAATCCCCAAATAGCTAAAAATAGGACATATAAACCATACCTTTTGAAATGAGAAAATAGGCTAAAGTGCGGAGTTCCGCATCTTGGTCTGCAGGCTTTCCGGATAAACTTCATGGTGGCGGTAATCAACACCACGAAACTTGAATAAAAACAGTCCTAACCACTAATTATGTCCTTTTCCCGAATAGCTATTTTAATAACGTGGCACATTTGGAAGACAAAAAATCAATGGGTGAACAGATAGATATCACAAGATGCGTTATGACAGTTCAACTTATACTTCatttcttagttatttttttttttcattaaatgaattTTATCTATATGCTGATGTTTTCTCTATACTGaaatttttttctatcttgttcataaatagaaaaaaaaactttttcgaaCTATTCAAGTTCCATATGAGTAAAGTAAAAAAGTGCCAATTAAATATTAAGTCTGATGTAACTACATGGTCAACTGTATCTCCAGGTCTTTAAGCAAGTGTATCTCGAAGTCTTTAAGCAAATGTATCTCGAGGTCGTTGAGCAAGTAAATCTCGAGGTCTTTAAGCAAATGTATCTCGAAGTCTTTAAGCAAGTGTATCTCGAAGTCTTTAAGCAAGTGTATCTCGAAGTCTTTAAGCAAATGTATCTCGAGGTCTTTAAGCAAATGTATCTCGAAGTCTTTAAGCAAATGTATCTCGAGGTCTTTAAGCAAATGTATCTCCAGGTCTTTAAGCAAATGTATCTCGAAGTCTTTAAGCAACAATGAAAACAATTCATCAACAAAACTGGTTATCAAAAGTACTTTAACAAATTGACATCAATCCAAAAAGGGTGCTTCTATGAACTACTTTAGTAAGAGTTCCCTTAAAAGGTTTCAATTTAAGCGTCAACTACTCAAAATTCCTATTTCTGACAGGAGAAATaagatacagtatatgcaaatccCCAAGACAAAGTCTATACGAAATTCCCGGCAAAACCATAAACCTTAAAGCTCTCCTTCGAGAGATAGAAAAAAACTAACTACGAGCGTTAAAGGGAGCAAAAACAGAGACCCATAAAACaaggtaaaaagaaaattaaatttctgcCTATAAAAAGAACCACAAAACTGCCCCAAGTATGGCTATGAGACGTTGAAAGGTCAACTTCCTAGAGAGTACAGTCAacaaaaaagctctctctctctctctctctctctctctctctctctctctctcaatgagcgcCAGACTGTTTACATTCTCCGCACGATTCATTCAGCTAAGAATCGGAGGAGGCTCCTTTTACTTAGCGTGACCGTGGGCGTAAGAGGCCTTGGATGCCTCCTGGAGTCTATAAGGGATGATGGTTCCTTCGAAGATTCCCCCCTTCTCTCAATTCTCTTTTTAAATGTCTTTCATTCTGCTGCGTCGTCtgtctttttatcatttttctccgCGTCTCATTTATTTAGAATTGGAAGAAAGCGACGCTTTCATTCATGTCAGGCCATTCGACCGTCCAACGGTGTTGTTGCAAATCAAGTGTCTGGCGGGCTAATGTCGCAACGACGGCAGTCTATTCACTATTCCGCATCTGTTGTTGTTGGTTGGGGTCGGGCATACAAACAAGCGTAGATATACGTGACAAGTCAATCTCCCACAAGTCAGAGGTCGTATTTACTAAGTACTTACTGTCCCAAAAGTCCCCGTAAgtaatatttataaacaattttaCATGTGATTTTCATAATATCTTGtagatttatattgttttttttttcttttttttttaaacgatcaGTTCACTGTATTCCATAGCTAATCTCAGTGTTAAAAACAATGACGTTTGTATTAACAGTTTCATAAGTTTCCTTCTTAGAGTTTTCAGCTTTACGATTGACTCGAAAATATAGTGCTCACAATTTcgaaaaaagttatcaatattattttctccCCTGCACTTCAAA contains these protein-coding regions:
- the LOC137635958 gene encoding ras association domain-containing protein 10-like — protein: MTSEVEIGVWVEGVQKWVTGVTRRTTCHDVIKALLRAQQNARIDDSDVNHYVIVERWRKVERPLDHEQRILKVWRTWGEAVGEVRFSLRRVRDGDSCLSSGGGNSSIGRPERSRRRHKWRHAHHSPKETVHPKKLAREDPKFCETMERLMRLVVAQGETIQTQLRRLQEREHQIEQYEQQMHLLRVQNLGTDYLLHSYLKDDQGEMKDEPGSEEKSNDSGVVTEESALNQEEENAIASGTDELEEIVRLLGKIEQMNTRLLHEEEALAGMLNAVEAADEQQKDEAEILQQELACVALAHAQLVTNARQNEITLREMETVLWQQRKELEALLREDSESDMETRALQQHLNYIIHLPPTAFRLPDEEGEVSKNTVPPPAMNSSAPPPPPPPAVTVERVPSVPIAKPTNGNTNLVSILKNSSTKNVIWEEDEEDDDPPPLPACPPPVIDEDDDGDSANNSSLCVSSRSSTSSEASTSSSTSGLNNKVPDNTTTNKSTSTLNSPKNSERSGKDTDSTDSNSDTGLSSLHSSSDEGVYVLDTLV